ACAACATTTTCTGAGCCTTCGGGGCTTCGTTGATTATTAATCAATGTTCTTAAATTCTATTTATGTCCTGTTAATATGTGATTTTCAATTAGTTCTCGTAAGGCAAATGTAATATTTTTCGAGTGCTATAAACTAAGAAGCTTTGCAATGGGTTTGTAGCAGTTAACGGCCGTTATCGCTGCATCCGAAATCTTGTGTTCGAATCtcctctcctcctcttctcaTATTGTTTGTATAAAGttctcctcctcttctcaTATTGTTTGTATAAAGTTCTTCAAGCTGGGGAAATTCTACTTTAAACTGAGCGTTACAGCCTGTCACCAACGAACAAGTGGAAGTTAGTATGGAATTTGATGAGATtcgaaaagacaaaaaaaaaggggaggaTGTTTAAGCTGTtaagtatttaattagtggGCTTAGTTGGATGCTTATTTTTCCAAGTTTGCTTTTGGCCAACAATATATGCTTGCTTGCTTTTCTGAATTTGTGAGGGTGCAAATTAAAACTGGGGGCTATAACTAAATTATTGTGATTGGAATTTAGTTATAATTAGGGAAAATCCTCGTtaacataattttctttttttggtaattgGCACCTACTGGAAGTACTTTGGATTCTGGATCCCAGCTGCCCAGAGAATATAATTATATCCATATTAGGCATGTCCATTTTAAAAGGAAAGCACAATTGGGATAAGAACGTATAATTCTCTGCAGtaccaacaaaagaaaacgaCATAACTATTCAACCGAAAAAAGAGAACATATTATATTGCTCACCACTAGCCTGGCTAAAATTTCGTTACATCTTTAAAAAAGTTGTGTGTAAGGGTGTGTAACTCAAATGTTTAAAGACAGTTAATATATGCTCGAGATTCTGTTTTCAAATTCCCCTCCACCAATATCAATtgtacaaaaaaagaagaagttgggTTATGaaatttgtatgaattttgatttAACTCAGGTCCTTACAAAAGCGGACtattgtttttgctttttcttcaaGAACCTATTGCTATGCATTTAGTCTAGAATCAAAGTGCAATTCGTCCCATGTGCATGAATAAAAACAAGTTCAAAGTCTGATTGAAAGCAATTTAAAAGGCCACCACTGACTTGTATCTCTCTTCATGGAAAACGAGACTTTTGGAATCACTTTTCTGCCACTGGAGGAAAAAGCGTACGACATAGCGGCACCTTGTTTTGGCGTGGTTGTAAGCCAATGTCACTCAAACTCAAAGTTCTGCCCCACTTCTACAGAAGCACTTTTGGATTTGTGTAGTTGATTCATGCATGTTTTAAATCTGCCAAAACCCCATCGTAGAAAATTGGAAATCATAATAGCGACATGTGAACACGTCAAATATTCTGGGTTGTCAAAGGCCCATAGACCAATAATAGCCCTAGCCAAATCTTGGGTTTTCAGTATAATAGAGCCCAGTTCTATGTAGACTATAATGCTGGAGTAAGGCCCAATACAGGAGAAGAACTTTCATGCAATGGGATCGTCAACAGTTATGGTAAGCCAATCATGCACTGTTATGTGAGAAAGTTCTTCCAACACATACAGAAGAGGCATCTTCGATTAATCAAGTGCTTGCGTTTTCTGACTTGTTAATTTGAGTTACAAATTCATACAAGAATCAACAAGATGCATAAACATGATGGATTGAGCCTTTTCCTTTGTATTTATGAAGCcaactcttatttttttggtttaatttctGGAATTAATGTAAAAGAAAGttcaaacaaaataatctTTATTGTGAACATGAAAATCAAGAAACAGAGGCAAATTATTCAAACACTTTTTCCCCACTATAACTTGTACAGTGTATCATGGGAAATCAAGAAGGAAACCCTTCACCCTTATTTTCAATCATAACCCTCCAGAATTATTCAACTGCATAATCAATCtggtgtgtgtgtatatatatatagccccAAAAGAGAGCAGTTTGGAAAATAGTGAGATTAATTCCAACGTGGCAGTGGGACCGCAAACAACTTCATGAGCCCATCCTTGCAGTTCTTGCCATCCTTCCCACTACTGGCAAAGTAAGATGGCCTCCACTCAGTCAGCTCAACCTTGAAGCCCTCACCAGTTCCCTGCGTCTCACTTGCCAACAGCTTGGCTTTGCTGAAATCGCACTTTATGTAGCTCCACAGGTTTGGGAGCTGGTACACGCTGTAACCAGAGTCGTTCTCATACTTGAACACTGCAAAATCAGATCACATAAAACAAAGTTTGAATAATTTCACATGCATTATATGATTTCATGCACGTACTAGGGTAGGGAGGGTTTACAACAGTTACTCATGCCTCCGAGGTCCTATGTTCGAATTCTCTTTCTCCTAATGTCGTTtcgtttgtataaatttaaaaataaaacacggGGGTGCTTACCCAATTGGTCCTTTATGTAGAAGGGGCTGTTTTGGAAAGCCCAATCGGTGTAGTTGAAGCCATAACGCCAGCCTTCAGAGCCTCCAACGACGAGGGTTCTGGCCTCGCTCGCTGCCAGTAGAGAGGCAGCAGCTAGAAGCAGAAGGAACCCTCGTGCATTATAACTCAAAGCCATGCTAGCTGTTTGTATCTCAAAGTATATTGCTCCTTCAATAAAGTGCTAAGATATTGAAAACTCGAATATGGGAAGGAGATGAGAAAGCATGAGGGCTCATGGGGTTTATATAGGGCAAAAAAATGTGACCAGAATtgcctctttctctttggttgGTGAAAATATGAGGCCTCGGTAATGACTGAATTGCCATACTTCAAATTTTGCAGCTGGATTGTAATTTCTGTGAGGGCATGACCAGAAAACGGGAGGGTAAAAGGGTAAAATTATCGGCTGACAAATTGTTCTGGTCATCGTGAATTTGGTCATTATCCACTTAGAACAAGAATTTGATGAAGTTGATATGATTAGTAGCGCATTAGCAGTTAAAAAAGTCAGCCAAGGCAACGGAATGTAATTGTGGGTTCGTTAACACACGAAACGGTCAACCACCGgcattcttattttattttgaaattgtcTCAGTTTGCAGGCTCATGGAAAATTATATCGGCAATGCGCTTCACCCAAAGTTTGACATactttttggaaaatttttgggtttgatttttATGTGTGTTTGGAAATAACTTGGTGATCGCATTGTGCGAAAGCTTGGTGAGTTACCATTTTCAAGATGATGGTGGAGTCTGTTTGGTTACTGAGAAAATTTGGGAAAGGGGGGAAATAATAAGTTTTGAACATTTATCTGGGAAGCCCATGATGACAAATGGGCTCAATGGGTTGCCTAGTTCTAGCTCAATGGACCTAAAAGTCATAGCTCAACCTTAACTTTAACCACGAGTCATTCTGTAGTGAGGGCTTTATCCAACAACTAACCAATTTGATTCATCAGCTAACCAATTTGCCTTAACTATTGACCGACTCTGATAAGGTGTTGTTTGAAGATCTTGATTTCAAAGCAttgcaataaataaaaaaaggcaaatttgagttttaaaaACAGAGAAATCATCACATGAAacctgaaattgaagaaaataaggtATCTTTAAGAGGTGAATGTGTTACACTGAGAGCAGAATAACTTCAGCAGCTAGCAGATGGCAGATTGTTTACTGAATTGGTGGGAAATgaccaaaaactcaaaaggacCAGTACCCATCATTATCAACCCTGAAAAAGAATATGATTTTGTTGCTTCTGCAACCATAATTGAAGCAGTTATATTACTCACCTTCATTGGGTCCACACACACTTTCATTTAATGCTCATAGCTGGTGGGTTGATTTTGAAGCTGTGAGCAATGTTGTTTGCTTGCAATTGAATCTAAAAAAAAGTACAGTAAAACAGCTGCCTGACAGCAGTTTCTAgctaaaataatatatttttttcttttcaactaAACAAAAAACTTGGAGTGgcaattcaaaattcaaagagaAGTCTCAAAAATGCATTTCAGTCTGCAAAATCAATGATACCAACATCacaaatgtaaaaaaaatgaacaaacaaaacacaacTGATAGAGGAGTTTTCAACTGCTACCATAtccaaaaaaacccaacagCTAGAACATCAAAGATTTGCAGGTTGTGGGGTTTGAGGAGATTGCTCTTCTTGCTGAAGCTCAGATCCTTGATGGGTTTGGGCTGGAGTTGAAGTTGAAACAGAGGAGCAAGACACATTAGGCCTGGAAAGTGGTGGGTTGATTCTTCCATCAATGCAAGATGAGCATTTTGTCTCTGCCCAGCTCTCCAAATCATAATGGCCATATCCTATTATGCTCCTACCAGAGCAGAGCCTCCCAATTACAACAGCAACCACACCCAAGATTATGACCACAACAAGAACAGCAACCACTGCACCAATGGAGCCATGGGGTGAGTGAGGGTTTGCATTTTGCTGGAGCACAAAGTCTGGTGGAGGTTGCTGATCTAATGGCATTGACATTGACATTTTAGCAAAGACCCAGAAGAGGGAAGAAGACTCTGTTTTTTGCTCTTGGAGCCTTGAAATGTTCCCCAAATGCTGCAAAGTTTGAAGCTTTTTGAGTTACTCAAGACCTCAGTATAGGCTTTAGGCTATGTAGCCTATTCTAGCCAATGCATGGTTTGCTTTTGCAACTTGGTTCTTGAAAGCCTAGATTTATTCACTTGTTTGGGAGAAAAGGCCAGAACTAGAGTTATTCTCTTATGTAGTAGACtcactagagagagagagagattgtaAATTTGTAAGATTCTGTTGAAACCTAATGAACATTCTCCATCAGCTGATTTTTTTACCCAATAGTAAAGGCCTCAggaatctttttttatttaaaaaatattaattttttaaaattttatattaaaattaggGGAACCCCAGAGGCAGTAAAAAGTAATCGGTAAAGTTGGAATCTTGGAATTGTAGAGCACTTTCCAAGAGTTACCCTTTTCGGAAAAACGTCCTTGAGCTTTTTCAGTTACTTTTTCTGTCACCCTAAGGAAGAATTCatgctataaaaataaaactataaCCTCAGAAAACCTACAATTTCAAACATTAGAAAAGCCTTTCAATAGAAAAATTATTACATCTAATTTGGAAAAGGGTTTCATATTTTCAAAGCCTgcatgagttttataaatctgTTATGTAAATCCACAATaacatataatattattttcatcaaatcaaatctaTTGACACCAAACAAAGTATACCAACgtaaattaaactaattaacCAAAATGTACGTGCCCGTTCTCTTACAATCAAGTGCGATATTCCTCCAGTATAGTAGAGTCACTTagaatattataaataaaaacccactTTAGTATCTTGGAAATTCCCAGAACCATTCGTCTgcattttcaaattaatattCTCACAGAAGTTGACAGTCAAATTGTATATGAACCCCTAGCGCTCTACGACACAGGTATTATGGGATGGAACCCTGACAATACCTGAGCCAATTTCCCAATCCCCATTATCGTTTAAAAGTCACATAGATCAACGGTCCATGTTGCTCCTCACTCTATATAAAATTCAGTAAATTTACAGCAGCTGGAATTCCAACTCCCAcctctcactctctcaaaaaaaatttttggAGGCAAATCAATCAGTCAGATGATGTCATGGCTGCCAATCATGACATAATCTGGTTCTCAAATCCTGCATCATGTCGACATGATTTTTTGGGTGGTGTAACCGTCGGGTGAtgtttctattatttttttctcttatgaGACTCTCGTTTGATGATGTTATTAACTtacatgttataatataagtggacGTGACggaggaaaaaaagaaaacgcaAGCGAGATGGCAGCTGATGGGTTAGCTAATTGAAGGTGGGGCTTAAAATTGGGCTTCAATTGTTTGAATGCTACATGTGATTTAATTGGTTGGGCCAGGCTAATTTGTTGTTAGTTTGGTGTCTTTGGGCCTTTGGTTCCTTGTGACAATCGCCGTCAAGAAATCCCTTTCATCGTAGGGCTACATCGAGAATGTTAAATTAGTTAAAGAAAAGATCAAGCCAGCCAACCGCATTCCATTTATCATGTGAGATTATGAACCACAAAACAACATCAATGGTTCTTAATTAAATCCGCCGTGGTCCCTATGAATCGATGAAGATAAGATTTTAACCAGCCCACAGATTTCGACTGCCGATGGTGACGTACACAGGGTGACGCGGTTGCCGAATTATTCAGAGGCCTTGATGGTTATTTCCACGGTGAGAAGCTGAGAGCGTGCCCACTTTGTAATATTGCTccatataatattattaaaataagacATCCAATAATGTCCAAGAAAGATCGGGGCCCTGGTTGGTTGTGTGTATATTTATTGTGTGATAAAAACATATTTGTCTGCATTGTTTccattctcttcttcttggccCATCTTCCTACTGGGACTTGAAGCTGAGCTTAAGCGGTGAgtgaagatgaatgatgggGAGGCTCAAGTGGACGCTCATCAAGTGGAGGCAGATCTAGCCAGGCCCCGGCTAGCGTGAGGGCACCTGTGCCGCCTCGAGGTGCTGTGATGAAGAAGATTGTTTCTGACATGGTTAAACCCTTTGCCACTTCTTCCTCCTAATCATCATGATCAAGCATTGAAGCTTGTCATGTATGTTCATGTGTTGCTCTGCTCTGTAAATATTTCTCAACTCTAGCTTTATGTGAAATAAACCCTAATGTAATCCCCTTATTATTATCATCCTGCGGAGAGCAGGTGAGGGGGGAATGCTTGATTAGGGTTGAAATTTCCGAATTGATGTAGTTAATGTCAGTAATTAACGTTCATGACTTGTTTGTTTGGAAACTATTGGAGTTTGTGTTTGGTAACAGAGTGTTGCTATTTTCACCAGATACCTTTTATACCCATTTCTCTTTTAAACAGAATATTTTCAAAAGGCCAACGCCACTGGCCACTGGGTACAAAATAGACGAAATAAGATTGAATTCTTTTCCATCAAGGCTTTTCTTTAACTTCTTCTTCGTTATATGGAGGGTTCTATTTACCCCAACAAACATCTCATGCCATCTAACAAGCCCACAACAAATCTGCAAAAATGATTGAAGAAATTAGTTAAATGGTACCTTAATTGCTAATCTGGTGGGAAGAAGGTTACCGGCATTTCCCAAGGAATAAGAATGAAAGACTCCATTCCCACATTTCGTAATGCTAAGAAAGTAACCGGgaaatatcactttatttcctctcccatgtttgttttgagtaggaatgaaaaataaagttggtataaattttcaattatacctatattaaatcaaataaaaaaagaatgcatttaatgatatattataattctaaattattatgGGGATAAAATAgtcataaaaaatatgtatttaatgttagctcattttcccaaattttcccataaggaggaaaaacaaaacctaagttGGGAGGATgatggcttcactttcccccttACTTTCCTATGAGCCAGGTAACGATTTCCCATACATAAACTTACtaaacatgggaaagcaattgatttttcattccCAAGTCTCCTTTCCCATAAACTAAACGGGGCCTAAGTAAATAGATAAATACAGTAGCTGCCTTCATAGTGGGCCTAAAACATACCTGAAGAGAAAATGGGGCTGATGAGTAAAGCTTAATGccagaccaaaaaaagaagttgggTTTGCAATTGGACCACAGACTATTTTGGGCATGCCCAACTAAGCGTAACAAAGAATTAATTCCCAAACATTGTCTGCAATTTCCACTCTAAAGTTAGGGAGGCATGATGAAATCATGAAAGCAGCCAGCCACCATCTTCCTAACCGTTGCCCAACGGATTTCATACCcggcaaccaaattcaaatatctgaaaagcaaaagaacaaaagcaaaagccacattcacacacacacccaCCTTTTTCCTCAGTTtcacaaataaaatagtaCCACCACTATATAAATTTGGTCACTCCTATGTTCCACATTAATTTCCTAGCCTCATTTTAATCAAATTCTAGCAAAATGGGTTCTTGCATTAGCAAATGCAGACCCAGAAGACACATGATAGATGAACTCAATCATGTCCAAGACAAGCTGGTAATCTCACAAGCTCCATCTAGATTAGCTGCTCCTCCAATTTCTGCTTCAAACAAAATCTCCCCCTCTCCTCCATCCCCTTCCAATTCCACTTCCTCTGCTTCTTCCTTCACTTGCACCACCAACACAAGCACTTCCCACACCAGCAGCTCACTAACCTCAACCCTGTCAAGTGCTTCTTCAGTCTTGAGTTCGAAAATCGACCGGTCTTTCTCCAACGAGTTCTTGTGGTCATGTTACAAGGAAAACCCACATGTAGTTCGGATTAATT
The window above is part of the Prunus dulcis chromosome 1, ALMONDv2, whole genome shotgun sequence genome. Proteins encoded here:
- the LOC117629697 gene encoding uncharacterized protein LOC117629697 — encoded protein: MSMSMPLDQQPPPDFVLQQNANPHSPHGSIGAVVAVLVVVIILGVVAVVIGRLCSGRSIIGYGHYDLESWAETKCSSCIDGRINPPLSRPNVSCSSVSTSTPAQTHQGSELQQEEQSPQTPQPANL
- the LOC117629687 gene encoding uncharacterized protein LOC117629687, translating into MALSYNARGFLLLLAAASLLAASEARTLVVGGSEGWRYGFNYTDWAFQNSPFYIKDQLVFKYENDSGYSVYQLPNLWSYIKCDFSKAKLLASETQGTGEGFKVELTEWRPSYFASSGKDGKNCKDGLMKLFAVPLPRWN